The following proteins come from a genomic window of Triticum aestivum cultivar Chinese Spring chromosome 6A, IWGSC CS RefSeq v2.1, whole genome shotgun sequence:
- the LOC123129613 gene encoding serine/threonine-protein phosphatase 7 long form homolog, with the protein MWERIPVGRPEFKNPLMANPRGNHDGLHDNDPYRLPTLAYYWEQVTVYTGSSHVRYKCYMNELDTLTAEQVYWLPYVEDRDFDLNEMCTRDSHLWRARCPMICFFAVEWHFVDRVARQFGRRQDIPIEESKEEMLSLHRFDRRNNQDISDWANKHRAWIEFWNQRDTLVQSENRPHNQSAYQKYQVWYADRYRLKLKPGWTHEEWSELVSEDPETAEGYHTFNTAVRDTRGAHGRSLLLCVNDANVALSHPPGGVLSERTLRSTMEKFKKRFHKMAAMLSCHGAQSSDVYAPGTRARANRRRYIQNDEDMEEEVHEEEPSH; encoded by the exons ATGTGGGAGCGGATCCCGGTTGGACGACCCGAATTCAAGAACCCCCTCATGGCAAACCCACGGGGTAATCATGACGGGTTGCATGATAATGATCCATATCGGCTCCCTACGCTTGCTTACTATTGGGAACAAGTGACAGTCTACACAGGAAGCTcgcatgtgcgatacaagtgctatATGAACGAGCTGGACACCTTGACTGCTGAGCAG GTATATTGGTTGCCTTATGTGGAAGATCGTGACTTTGATCTTAATGAGATGTGCACGCGTGATAGCCATCTTTGGCGGGCGAGGtgcccaatgatatgcttcttcgcaGTCGAGTGGCACTTTGTAGACCGTGTGGCAAGACAATTTGGAAGAAGACAAGATATTCCAATTGAGGAGAGCAAGGAGGAAATGCTATCTCTGCATCG GTTCGATCGAAGGAACAATCAGGATATATCGGATTGGGCAAACAAACACCGTGCATGGATAGAATTTTGGAATCAAAGAGACACACTAGTGCAATCAGAGAATCGACCTCACAATCAGTCAGCATATCAGAAGTATCAAGTGTGGTATGCGGATCGTTATCGGTTAAAGCTAAAGCCTGGTTGGACTCACGAGGAGTGGTCGGAGTTGgtgtctgaagacccggagactgcAGAAGGTTATCATACCTTCAACACGGCTGTGAGAGACACCAGAGGGGCTCAC GGCAGATCGTTGCTTCTGTGCGTCAACGATGCCAATGTTGCACTGAGTCATCCACCTGGTGGTGTATTATCTGAGAGGACTCTTAGGAGCACGATGGAG AAGTTCAAGAAGCGGTTCCATAAGATGGCAGCAATGCTTTCTTGCCATGGTGCTCAGTCCAGTGACGTGTATGCACCTGGTACCCGCGCCAGAGCTAATAGACGACGTTATATCCAGAACGAtgaggacatggaggaggaggTCCATGAAGAGGAGCCATCACATTAA
- the LOC123129614 gene encoding B3 domain-containing protein Os02g0598200 yields the protein MGGLAPRRYPLTGPRRHGLWRLAPLSCQQVNGHAGSADQGPDARFSWSWERFLVDFRSSVGFFIGCVRGAGQVIRNRTLHILICSVSVSVSHPEWRGAALRPANAPVLNRRRERMSSGELAHQNRPRSRDTEMECEEEDETCKMLSEEEEEEVEMWDKKVQNRKAFTGSLEKGRRMEEPIELSDDADDNETIMEMSKKAGKHKEKRRRHNDDGDHKKKKKSVSSHGGDKNTHSADRDKDKRRDMLLSPNKNKDPFHSKEKSRTMPSSHGGDGKMHPGDHHNDNKSSTMWRSEYDKYKGIPKKEMKKDKKPWPVHNGGSREEEKKKTVLVLSKEGKMPVLDNSSNKGNKWKKTPMLYDKVKKPRTSDKDDKAGSYDRKKTTPGYNAGHKVQSGHGEKKKVKFAFFKVAGEHFEEFLLIPPKPAGASKMVGLTNQLVCLEDSEGKSSMVRLSVVDGSLAFYQGWSNFVSDHSIKWAEIILFEYTGCSKFSVRVFGADSWERVSFTVETRGEEKKQKESYAPDDLAPCRCSRDINGHHYVSGEYTRSNRPKTKSDGYTDNAEVSPGNLVAKSANAVPGTRRMSANSIEDPNGVVGGIVGGSSMAPDNKDGHLANGKHTGNAIFPSYIKATTRSPETVVIADEAPLAQENKDTVALDNKEANLTIGECKTKCNASITCNNEKATRLDLVPVTIDAAPLSQENGDAVELMTFAGHIEDAVMMKESTSAKCAEIHGSDEDLRRKQEGNTVRLECTAAADKFPSNNKMDTNGNACSKYEYPGGSQCLGKWKEATVSGRESLDGTELIRPEKRLKTEEKLVGAMGVNPVERGYDGTHSCVPSQISESGLTRTKIEHSVNGKGATGKPETKIEQVGPVESIGCRQERNNISMSANRAVAHQTEHHFFRQEDAKSSNPAPPVPLLPVKVEVSELDDHRPVLKASLQFVVPSTTQTRLELPDPLSNAVGRKGRLDRNIVMLKDPMKRLWPVFYHETSLFVGFTGGWKSFVAANKLEAGDLCVLLMDLDEDELVYDVEITRK from the exons ATGGGTGGGCTGGCCCCGCGGCGTTATCCACTTACCGGGCCCAGACGCCACGGCctctggcgtctggcccctttgtcatgtcagcaggtcaacgggcacgCGGGCAGTGCGgaccaggggccagacgccagg TTCTCCTGGTCCTGGGAGAGATTTCTTGTGGATTTTCGGTCTAGTGTTGGGTTTTTTATTGGATGTGTTCGAGGAGCAGGGCAAGTAATCAGAAACCGCACCCTTCACATTCTCATCTGCTCCGTCTCTGTTTCTGTCTCGCACCCAGAGTGGCGCGGCGCGGCGCTCCGTCCGGCAAATGCCCCAGTCCTTAACAG GAGAAGGGAGAGGATGAGTAGTGGCGAGCTGGCGCACCAGAACCGGCCCAGGAGCCGTGACACGGAGATGGAATGCGAGGAGGAGGATGAGACATGCAAAATGctcagcgaggaggaggaggaggaggtggagatgtGGGACAAGAAGGTGCAGAACCGGAAGGCATTCACTGGAAGCCTGGAGAAGGGGAGGAGAATGGAAGAGCCCATCGAACTGAGCGACGACGCCGATGACAATGAGACGATAATGGAAATGTCGAAGAAGGCGGGCAAAcacaaggagaagaggaggaggcacAATGACGATGGTGaccataagaagaagaagaaatctgtgAGCAGCCATGGTGGTGACAAGAACACACATAGTGCCGATCGTGACAAGGATAAGAGGAGGGACATGCTGCTCTCGCCCAACAAGAACAAGGACCCTTTCCATTCCAAGGAGAAGAGCAGGACAATGCCGAGCAGCCACGGCGGTGATGGGAAGATGCATCCTGGTGATCACCACAACGATAACAAAAGCAGTACGATGTGGAGGTCTGAGTATGACAAGTACAAGGGGATTCCAAAAAAGGAAATGAAGAAGGATAAGAAACCGTGGCCCGTGCATAACGGTGGCAGcagggaggaggagaagaagaagacagtGCTCGTTCTATCCAAGGAGGGCAAAATGCCTGTGCTAGACAACAGCAGCAACAAGGGAAACAAGTGGAAGAAGACGCCAATGTTGTATGATAAGGTGAAGAAGCCGCGGACCAGTGACAAGGATGACAAGGCAGGCAGTTATGACAGAAAGAAGACAACACCGGGCTATAACGCAGGGCACAAGGTGCAAAGCGGTCACGGAGAGAAGAAAAAAGTAAAATTTGCATTCTTCAAGGTTGCAGGCGAACATTTCGAGGAATTCCTG TTGATACCACCAAAGCCGGCAGGGGCATCCAAAATGGTGGGCTTGACTAATCAGCTTGTATGTCTTGAAGACTCAGAGGGGAAGTCTTCAATGGTCAGGCTATCAGTGGTAGATGGTTCCCTAGCTTTTTATCAGGGGTGGAGCAATTTTGTTTCAGACCATTCCATTAAGTGGGCTGAAATCATCCTGTTTGAGTACACTGGCTGCTCAAAGTTTTCTGTGCGGGTCTTTGGTGCGGATTCTTGGGAGAGAGTATCTTTCACTGTTGAAACGCGAGGTGAAGAGAAGAAACAGAAAGAGAGTTATGCACCTGATGATTTGGCCCCATGTCGGTGCTCTAGAGACATAAATGGTCATCACTATGTTTCTGGTGAATATACTAGGAGCAACAGGCCTAAAACAAAGTCTGATGGATATACGGATAACGCTGAGGTTTCTCCTGGTAATTTAGTTGCTAAATCTGCGAATGCAGTTCCAGGGACACGTCGTATGTCTGCCAATTCAATAGAAGATCCTAACGGAGTAGTAGGCGGGATCGTAGGTGGATCCTCAATGGCTCCAGATAACAAGGATGGACATTTGGCGAATGGGAAGCACACAGGAAATGCTATTTTTCCATCATATATAAAAGCTACTACAAGGAGCCCTGAAACAGTTGTAATTGCCGACGAAGCTCCTTTAGCACAAGAAAATAAGGACACAGTGGCTCTTGATAACAAGGAAGCAAATCTGACCATTGGAGAGTGCAAAACGAAGTGCAATGCTTCAATAACTTGCAACAATGAAAAAGCAACTAGGCTTGATTTAGTCCCAGTTACTATTGATGCAGCTCCATTGTCACAAGAAAATGGTGATGCAGTCGAGCTAATGACATTTGCTGGTCACATAGAAGATGCAGTCATGATGAAGGAATCTACTTCGGCAAAATGTGCAGAAATACACGGTTCAGACGAAGATTTAAGGAGGAAACAAGAAGGAAATACAGTTCGATTAGAATGCACTGCTGCTGCGGACAAATTTCCTAGCAATAACAAGATGGACACCAATGGAAATGCTTGCAGCAAATATGAATATCCAGGAGGTTCCCAGTGCTTGGGGAAATGGAAGGAGGCTACTGTGAGTGGTCGAGAGTCTCTTGATGGCACTGAACTGATTAGACCTGAAAAAAGACTGAAAACTGAGGAGAAATTGGTTGGTGCAATGGGAGTAAACCCTGTTGAACGCGGGTATGATGGCACTCACTCCTGTGTGCCTAGCCAAATATCAGAGTCTGGGCTTACTAGGACGAAGATTGAACATTCTGTCAATGGAAAAG GCGCTACTGGTAAACCTGAAACAAAAATAGAGCAAGTGGGACCCGTGGAAAGCATTGGATGCAGACAGGAAAGGAACAATATTTCCATGAGTGCCAACCGTGCAGTTGCACATCAGACAG AACATCATTTCTTCCGACAGGAGGATGCGAAGTCTAGCAATCCTGCGCCCCCGGTGCCTTTGCTGCCTGTCAAGGTTGAAGTTTCGGAGTTAGATGATCATCGTCCCGTATTGAAGGCCAGTTTACAGTTCGTCGTCCCTTCTACCACTCAGACAAGGCTT GAGTTACCCGATCCACTCTCCAATGCTGTTGGGCGCAAAGGGAGGCTGGACCGGAACATTGTAATGCTGAAGGATCCTATGAAGAGATTATGGCCGGTGTTCTACCATGAGACCTCCTTATTCGTGGGCTTTACCGGTGGCTGGAAATCTTTCGTCGCAGCAAACAAGCTTGAGGCGGGGGATCTCTGCGTGCTTCTGATGGACCTGGATGAAGATGAGCTAGTGTACGATGTTGAGATCACCAGGAAATGA